One Microplitis demolitor isolate Queensland-Clemson2020A chromosome 2, iyMicDemo2.1a, whole genome shotgun sequence DNA segment encodes these proteins:
- the LOC103579726 gene encoding disintegrin and metalloproteinase domain-containing protein 9 isoform X5, which produces MFWVHCGLFVLVIAVPGFISSADSTSKREADYTLDDSFWNEETPAGEVERLLREYRQNQELVRDIGAHNYQIIYPVQLRHHEKMGISTREAGSPKYPQRGGYGDGYQSARGRSRAGKHFHRTSLLIKAFNHKFRLDLELNTQLLAPNLMQKDFLSNGAEQMTKQEIEHCYYHGTVKDYPGASAAFHTCNGVSGVIHLGNETFVIQPFYGGDLSRHPHVIFEARTKANKGCGNAGSLERRGGKNRRQKHVLGLSKTVTDRYKRDVREATKYIETAMIIDKAMFDKRNGSTRSEVVHDAIQVANIADLYFRTLNTRVSVVYIETWLGGNRAAIDSNMEIGRALQNFNDYLVRSMYHVTPDTTQLLTGESFLGGESGIAVPETVCSTKSSGISVDLNTYEPHLLAGTMAHMIGHNIGMSHDDGRENCFCRDWHGCIMAQSIVGAENVQPYKFSECSKSDYEEALKAGRGICLFNKPNELESRSCGNRVIDDGEQCDCGTIDECPKYDPCCDPITCKLTSGAQCARGPCCTNDCKLRHHGYVCRESTNECDLPEVCTGETGHCPQDVYKKNGKSCANNRSFCFAGFCPDLDVQCEAVWGDDGSAADMQCFEQFNSKGSINGHCGTDADGHFIKCEAENVRCGSLQCQRGSKQPVIDGMHGSWTRTIISTKGKEYECKATSKVEGIDVPGMGLVRDGTSCGEHSICVNQSCTSSFSYIDLGKCPSNHNNMECSGNGVCTNVNKCYCNIGWSGPDCSIQMDIPTLEPLTTTTGSPGKSSEVAGTKLQKKETPYGEGNTNLSTLMMVFILLSVVKGVFICFALMARCYRRKSTIQKYDPPYSKKPAPKAHSGPSSNHHPEIVALDNVNKILTFGTMPTYSCDQQRVLFQPQTNVTADGSRLKEHKTPMKRMGGMYDEDGGTGAEDVVSVIDLPNSLTKLPEKGILKKHGGYGLADSAMVERTLSSLNGYHGELMEALRNATTHRGMSGTPSGSGNLMDDEMIRKSLAECGYPDGYRKATADTGQDNIDNQDDDDEEDVPPTCGPIRIRTLEDIIRQLEVHSARHMSPNGSEDMRISEGEGDRHYRMDSSVCSESSQGSRRCSRGREDERFVYGRFRQPSRSPYGTHQHSHQHSHQMHEEEGIYETADPDRGSNTRGETPDSESDAFIQAQQQLARWTSEDGVQHRPPQQPPPSPPSAQLSSSSTATTIGPVAVHHHHQQHQHHQQHHQQQQQSPMEQLPIQRGYYPSPPHNDSGQQNNCQSQQQQQQQQQQQQLNGEAINAQSQQQIIINNKLLIKSPDVCGIDVNQLPNINKKKKKCPLDDNDDVSLDCNIIINNDDNTPNELITNNTSDNENTALLPPTHFPEYKH; this is translated from the exons GCGAGGTCGAACGACTGCTACGTGAATATCGACAGAATCAAGAGCTAGTACGCGATATTGGTGCCCATAACTATCAGATAATCTATCCGGTACAGTTGAGGCATCACGAAAAAATGGGGATATCCACCCGAGAAGCCGGATCGCCAAAG taTCCTCAGAGAGGCGGATATGGAGACGGGTATCAATCCGCTCGCGGGAGATCAAGA gcgGGAAAACATTTTCATCGAACTTCGCTCTTGATAAAGGCCTTCAATCATAAATTTCGTCTAGATTTAGAATTAAATAC gcaACTTTTAGCACCGAATTTGATGCAAAAGGATTTCCTGAGCAACGGCGCCGAACAAATGACAAAGCAG GAAATCGAGCATTGTTACTACCACGGTACAGTTAAAGATTATCCAGGTGCCAGTGCTGCTTTTCATACGTGCAATGGTGTCAGCGGTGTCATTCACCTAGGTAATGAGACCTTCGTTATTCAGCCATTCTACGGTGGAGATCTGTCG AGACATCCTCACGTTATATTTGAGGCTCGAACAAAGGCTAACAAAGGCTGTGGGAATGCCGGGAGTCTTGAGCGACGTGGTGGTAAGAATCGACGCCAAAAGCATGTCCTCGGCCTATCCAAGACTGTCACAGATCGATACAAGCGAGATGTACGCGAGGCCACCAAGTACATCGAAACTGCCATGATTATTGACAAAGCCATg TTTGACAAGAGAAACGGAAGCACTCGATCGGAAGTAGTTCATGACGCCATCCAAGTTGCCAATATCGCTGATTTG tactTCCGTACTCTCAATACAAGAGTATCGGTTGTTTATATCGAGACCTGGCTGGGCGGGAACCGAGCGGCGATAGACTCGAACATGGAAATCGGCCGCGCTCTCCAGAACTTCAATGACTATCTTGTAAGAAGTATGTACCACGTGACGCCAGACACAACGCAGTTGCTTAc AGGCGAGAGTTTTCTCGGTGGCGAATCGGGTATTGCTGTACCGGAAACTGTTTGCAGCACAAAATCTTCTGGCATAAGCGTCGATTTGAATACATATGAGCCACATCTATTGGCCGGAACAATGGCACACATGATAGGCCACAATATCGGCATGAGTCACGACGACGGAA GAGAGAATTGCTTTTGTCGTGACTGGCACGGGTGTATTATGGCCCAGTCGATCGTCGGAGCTGAAAACGTCCAGCCCTACAAATTCTCCGAGTGTAGTAAATCCGATTACGAGGAGGCTTTGAAAGCCGGACGTGGTATCTGTCTTTTCAACAAACCGAACGAG TTGGAAAGCAGATCATGCGGAAACAGGGTAATAGACGATGGTGAGCAATGTGATTGCGGAACCATTGACGAGTGTCCTAAGTATGATCCATGCTGTGATCCAATCACATGCAAACTGACTTCCGGAGCTCAATGCGCACGTGGTCCTTGTTGTACTAATGACTGCAAG CTGCGTCATCACGGGTACGTTTGCCGAGAATCGACAAACGAGTGCGACCTGCCCGAAGTATGCACCGGGGAAACAGGTCACTGTCCTCAGGatgtttataaaaagaatGGTAAATCCTGCGCAAATAATCGCAGCTTCTGTTTTGCGGGTTTCTGTCCCGACTTGGACGTTCAATGTGAAGCCGTTTGGGGTGATGACGGCAGCGCTGCAGATATGCAGTGCTTCGAACAGTTTAACTCAAAGGGCTCTATTAACGGGCACTGCGGCACTGATGCAGATGGACATTTTATCAAGTGTGAAGCTGA AAACGTACGCTGTGGTTCCCTTCAGTGTCAAAGAGGAAGTAAACAACCGGTGATCGATGGCATGCATGGTTCATGGACGCGTACCATTATATCTACCAAAGGCAAAGAATACGAATGCAA AGCCACCAGCAAAGTTGAGGGGATCGACGTACCGGGAATGGGTCTCGTACGTGATGGTACATCGTGCGGTGAACACTCG ATTTGCGTCAATCAATCTTGCACAAGCTCATTTTCATACATCGATTTGGGCAAGTGTCCAAGTAATCATAACAATATGGAATGTTCAGGCAATGgt GTGTGTACCAACGTAAACAAATGTTACTGTAACATCGGTTGGAGTGGCCCCGATTGTTCAATACAAATGGACATACCGACATTAGAACCACTGACAACAACAACTGGGTCGCCTGGTAAATCATCTGAAGTCGCGGGAACCAAACTTCAGAAAAAAGAGACCCCCTACG GGGAAGGTAACACGAATCTTAGCACCTTGATGATGGTATTTATCCTGCTGAGTGTGGTGAAAGGGGTCTTCATTTGTTTTGCACTAATGGCACGTTGCTACAG ACGCAAGAGTACTATACAGAAGTACGATCCTCCCTATTCGAAGAAACCGGCACCGAAAGCTCACAGCGGACCTTCCAGCAATCATCATCCAGAAATTGTTGCCCTTGATAATGTTAACAAAATCCTTACATTTGGAACCATGCCTACTTAtag ctGTGATCAACAACGCGTGTTATTCCAACCACAGACAAACGTGACCGCGGATGGATCACGACTCAA ggaACACAAGACGCCGATGAAGAGAATGGGTGGAATGTACGATGAGGATGGAGGTACGGGTGCCGAAGACGTTGTCTCTGTCATTGATCTACCTAACAGTTTGACAAAGTTACCTGAGAAGGGAATTTTAAAGAAACACGGTGGTTACG GTCTAGCAGACAGTGCAATGGTGGAGCGAACATTAAGTAGTTTAAATGGATACCATGGTGAATTGATGGAGGCCCTGAGGAATGCGACGACTCACCGAGGGATGTCTGGGACTCCCTCGGGCTCCGGTAACCTCATGGACGACGAAATGATCCGGAAGTCATTGGCTGAGTGCGGTTACCCTGACGGATATCGGAAGGCGACCGCGGATACGGGCCAAGACAACATCGACAATCAAGACGATGACGACGAGGAAGACGTACCGCCTACATGCGGACCCATTCGCATCCGCACCCTCGAGGACATTATTCGTCAATTGGAGGTCCATTCAGCCCGACACATGAGTCCGAATGGCTCCGAAGATATGCGGATATCCGAGGGCGAGGGCGATCGGCACTACCGAATGGACTCTTCCGTCTGTAGCGAGTCGTCCCAAGG AAGCAGAAGGTGCAGCCGCGGTCGCGAGGATGAACGATTCGTCTACGGTCGATTCCGTCAGCCGTCGCGAAGCCCGTACGGCACTCACCAGCATTCGCACCAGCATTCCCACCAAATGCACGAGGAGGAGGGAATCTATGAAACTGCCGATCCTGACAGAGGCTCAAACACTAGGGGCGAAACGCCCGATAGCGAAAG TGATGCATTTATTCAAGCTCAACAACAATTAGCCCGGTGGACGAGTGAGGACGGGGTCCAACATCGGCCACCTCAGCAGCCGCCACCATCTCCACCATCGGCTCAGTTGTCATCATCCTCAACGGCGACAACAATTGGTCCAGTTGCtgttcatcatcatcaccaacaacatcaacatcaTCAACAACATcatcaacagcaacaacaatcGCCGATGGAACAACTGCCAATACAACGCGGCTACTATCCTTCTCCACCTCACAATGACAGCGGCCAGCAAAATAATTGTCAGTctcagcaacagcaacagcaacaacagcaacagcaacaactCAATGGCGAGGCCATAAATGCTCAATCCcaacaacaaataataataaataataaattattaataaaaagtcCCGATGTATGTGGAATCGATGTGAATCAATTgcctaatattaataaaaaaaaaaaaaaatgcccaCTAGACGATAATGATGATGTTAGTCTAGATtgtaacataataataaataacgatGATAATACCCctaatgaattaattaccAACAACACTAGTGATAACGAAAATACTGCCCTATTACCCCCTACGCATTTTCCTGAGTACAAgcattga
- the LOC103579726 gene encoding disintegrin and metalloproteinase domain-containing protein 9 isoform X6: MFWVHCGLFVLVIAVPGFISSADSTSKREADYTLDDSFWNEETPAGEVERLLREYRQNQELVRDIGAHNYQIIYPVQLRHHEKMGISTREAGSPKYPQRGGYGDGYQSARGRSRAGKHFHRTSLLIKAFNHKFRLDLELNTQLLAPNLMQKDFLSNGAEQMTKQEIEHCYYHGTVKDYPGASAAFHTCNGVSGVIHLGNETFVIQPFYGGDLSQRHPHVIFEARTKANKGCGNAGSLERRGGKNRRQKHVLGLSKTVTDRYKRDVREATKYIETAMIIDKAMFDKRNGSTRSEVVHDAIQVANIADLYFRTLNTRVSVVYIETWLGGNRAAIDSNMEIGRALQNFNDYLVRSMYHVTPDTTQLLTGESFLGGESGIAVPETVCSTKSSGISVDLNTYEPHLLAGTMAHMIGHNIGMSHDDGRENCFCRDWHGCIMAQSIVGAENVQPYKFSECSKSDYEEALKAGRGICLFNKPNELESRSCGNRVIDDGEQCDCGTIDECPKYDPCCDPITCKLTSGAQCARGPCCTNDCKLRHHGYVCRESTNECDLPEVCTGETGHCPQDVYKKNGKSCANNRSFCFAGFCPDLDVQCEAVWGDDGSAADMQCFEQFNSKGSINGHCGTDADGHFIKCEAENVRCGSLQCQRGSKQPVIDGMHGSWTRTIISTKGKEYECKATSKVEGIDVPGMGLVRDGTSCGEHSICVNQSCTSSFSYIDLGKCPSNHNNMECSGNGVCTNVNKCYCNIGWSGPDCSIQMDIPTLEPLTTTTGSPGKSSEVAGTKLQKKETPYENYHGSNTVFLVGMLMSVVGGVFVVFALMALCYRRKSTIQKYDPPYSKKPAPKAHSGPSSNHHPEIVALDNVNKILTFGTMPTYSCDQQRVLFQPQTNVTADGSRLKEHKTPMKRMGGMYDEDGGTGAEDVVSVIDLPNSLTKLPEKGILKKHGGYGLADSAMVERTLSSLNGYHGELMEALRNATTHRGMSGTPSGSGNLMDDEMIRKSLAECGYPDGYRKATADTGQDNIDNQDDDDEEDVPPTCGPIRIRTLEDIIRQLEVHSARHMSPNGSEDMRISEGEGDRHYRMDSSVCSESSQGSRRCSRGREDERFVYGRFRQPSRSPYGTHQHSHQHSHQMHEEEGIYETADPDRGSNTRGETPDSESDAFIQAQQQLARWTSEDGVQHRPPQQPPPSPPSAQLSSSSTATTIGPVAVHHHHQQHQHHQQHHQQQQQSPMEQLPIQRGYYPSPPHNDSGQQNNCQSQQQQQQQQQQQQLNGEAINAQSQQQIIINNKLLIKSPDVCGIDVNQLPNINKKKKKCPLDDNDDVSLDCNIIINNDDNTPNELITNNTSDNENTALLPPTHFPEYKH, translated from the exons GCGAGGTCGAACGACTGCTACGTGAATATCGACAGAATCAAGAGCTAGTACGCGATATTGGTGCCCATAACTATCAGATAATCTATCCGGTACAGTTGAGGCATCACGAAAAAATGGGGATATCCACCCGAGAAGCCGGATCGCCAAAG taTCCTCAGAGAGGCGGATATGGAGACGGGTATCAATCCGCTCGCGGGAGATCAAGA gcgGGAAAACATTTTCATCGAACTTCGCTCTTGATAAAGGCCTTCAATCATAAATTTCGTCTAGATTTAGAATTAAATAC gcaACTTTTAGCACCGAATTTGATGCAAAAGGATTTCCTGAGCAACGGCGCCGAACAAATGACAAAGCAG GAAATCGAGCATTGTTACTACCACGGTACAGTTAAAGATTATCCAGGTGCCAGTGCTGCTTTTCATACGTGCAATGGTGTCAGCGGTGTCATTCACCTAGGTAATGAGACCTTCGTTATTCAGCCATTCTACGGTGGAGATCTGTCG CAGAGACATCCTCACGTTATATTTGAGGCTCGAACAAAGGCTAACAAAGGCTGTGGGAATGCCGGGAGTCTTGAGCGACGTGGTGGTAAGAATCGACGCCAAAAGCATGTCCTCGGCCTATCCAAGACTGTCACAGATCGATACAAGCGAGATGTACGCGAGGCCACCAAGTACATCGAAACTGCCATGATTATTGACAAAGCCATg TTTGACAAGAGAAACGGAAGCACTCGATCGGAAGTAGTTCATGACGCCATCCAAGTTGCCAATATCGCTGATTTG tactTCCGTACTCTCAATACAAGAGTATCGGTTGTTTATATCGAGACCTGGCTGGGCGGGAACCGAGCGGCGATAGACTCGAACATGGAAATCGGCCGCGCTCTCCAGAACTTCAATGACTATCTTGTAAGAAGTATGTACCACGTGACGCCAGACACAACGCAGTTGCTTAc AGGCGAGAGTTTTCTCGGTGGCGAATCGGGTATTGCTGTACCGGAAACTGTTTGCAGCACAAAATCTTCTGGCATAAGCGTCGATTTGAATACATATGAGCCACATCTATTGGCCGGAACAATGGCACACATGATAGGCCACAATATCGGCATGAGTCACGACGACGGAA GAGAGAATTGCTTTTGTCGTGACTGGCACGGGTGTATTATGGCCCAGTCGATCGTCGGAGCTGAAAACGTCCAGCCCTACAAATTCTCCGAGTGTAGTAAATCCGATTACGAGGAGGCTTTGAAAGCCGGACGTGGTATCTGTCTTTTCAACAAACCGAACGAG TTGGAAAGCAGATCATGCGGAAACAGGGTAATAGACGATGGTGAGCAATGTGATTGCGGAACCATTGACGAGTGTCCTAAGTATGATCCATGCTGTGATCCAATCACATGCAAACTGACTTCCGGAGCTCAATGCGCACGTGGTCCTTGTTGTACTAATGACTGCAAG CTGCGTCATCACGGGTACGTTTGCCGAGAATCGACAAACGAGTGCGACCTGCCCGAAGTATGCACCGGGGAAACAGGTCACTGTCCTCAGGatgtttataaaaagaatGGTAAATCCTGCGCAAATAATCGCAGCTTCTGTTTTGCGGGTTTCTGTCCCGACTTGGACGTTCAATGTGAAGCCGTTTGGGGTGATGACGGCAGCGCTGCAGATATGCAGTGCTTCGAACAGTTTAACTCAAAGGGCTCTATTAACGGGCACTGCGGCACTGATGCAGATGGACATTTTATCAAGTGTGAAGCTGA AAACGTACGCTGTGGTTCCCTTCAGTGTCAAAGAGGAAGTAAACAACCGGTGATCGATGGCATGCATGGTTCATGGACGCGTACCATTATATCTACCAAAGGCAAAGAATACGAATGCAA AGCCACCAGCAAAGTTGAGGGGATCGACGTACCGGGAATGGGTCTCGTACGTGATGGTACATCGTGCGGTGAACACTCG ATTTGCGTCAATCAATCTTGCACAAGCTCATTTTCATACATCGATTTGGGCAAGTGTCCAAGTAATCATAACAATATGGAATGTTCAGGCAATGgt GTGTGTACCAACGTAAACAAATGTTACTGTAACATCGGTTGGAGTGGCCCCGATTGTTCAATACAAATGGACATACCGACATTAGAACCACTGACAACAACAACTGGGTCGCCTGGTAAATCATCTGAAGTCGCGGGAACCAAACTTCAGAAAAAAGAGACCCCCTACG AGAACTACCACGGCTCTAACACTGTATTTTTAGTTGGTATGCTCATGTCGGTGGTAGGGGGTGTTTTCGTAGTATTTGCTCTGATGGCTCTCTGCTACAG ACGCAAGAGTACTATACAGAAGTACGATCCTCCCTATTCGAAGAAACCGGCACCGAAAGCTCACAGCGGACCTTCCAGCAATCATCATCCAGAAATTGTTGCCCTTGATAATGTTAACAAAATCCTTACATTTGGAACCATGCCTACTTAtag ctGTGATCAACAACGCGTGTTATTCCAACCACAGACAAACGTGACCGCGGATGGATCACGACTCAA ggaACACAAGACGCCGATGAAGAGAATGGGTGGAATGTACGATGAGGATGGAGGTACGGGTGCCGAAGACGTTGTCTCTGTCATTGATCTACCTAACAGTTTGACAAAGTTACCTGAGAAGGGAATTTTAAAGAAACACGGTGGTTACG GTCTAGCAGACAGTGCAATGGTGGAGCGAACATTAAGTAGTTTAAATGGATACCATGGTGAATTGATGGAGGCCCTGAGGAATGCGACGACTCACCGAGGGATGTCTGGGACTCCCTCGGGCTCCGGTAACCTCATGGACGACGAAATGATCCGGAAGTCATTGGCTGAGTGCGGTTACCCTGACGGATATCGGAAGGCGACCGCGGATACGGGCCAAGACAACATCGACAATCAAGACGATGACGACGAGGAAGACGTACCGCCTACATGCGGACCCATTCGCATCCGCACCCTCGAGGACATTATTCGTCAATTGGAGGTCCATTCAGCCCGACACATGAGTCCGAATGGCTCCGAAGATATGCGGATATCCGAGGGCGAGGGCGATCGGCACTACCGAATGGACTCTTCCGTCTGTAGCGAGTCGTCCCAAGG AAGCAGAAGGTGCAGCCGCGGTCGCGAGGATGAACGATTCGTCTACGGTCGATTCCGTCAGCCGTCGCGAAGCCCGTACGGCACTCACCAGCATTCGCACCAGCATTCCCACCAAATGCACGAGGAGGAGGGAATCTATGAAACTGCCGATCCTGACAGAGGCTCAAACACTAGGGGCGAAACGCCCGATAGCGAAAG TGATGCATTTATTCAAGCTCAACAACAATTAGCCCGGTGGACGAGTGAGGACGGGGTCCAACATCGGCCACCTCAGCAGCCGCCACCATCTCCACCATCGGCTCAGTTGTCATCATCCTCAACGGCGACAACAATTGGTCCAGTTGCtgttcatcatcatcaccaacaacatcaacatcaTCAACAACATcatcaacagcaacaacaatcGCCGATGGAACAACTGCCAATACAACGCGGCTACTATCCTTCTCCACCTCACAATGACAGCGGCCAGCAAAATAATTGTCAGTctcagcaacagcaacagcaacaacagcaacagcaacaactCAATGGCGAGGCCATAAATGCTCAATCCcaacaacaaataataataaataataaattattaataaaaagtcCCGATGTATGTGGAATCGATGTGAATCAATTgcctaatattaataaaaaaaaaaaaaaatgcccaCTAGACGATAATGATGATGTTAGTCTAGATtgtaacataataataaataacgatGATAATACCCctaatgaattaattaccAACAACACTAGTGATAACGAAAATACTGCCCTATTACCCCCTACGCATTTTCCTGAGTACAAgcattga